Proteins encoded together in one Rhipicephalus sanguineus isolate Rsan-2018 chromosome 9, BIME_Rsan_1.4, whole genome shotgun sequence window:
- the LOC119405004 gene encoding LOW QUALITY PROTEIN: uncharacterized protein LOC119405004 (The sequence of the model RefSeq protein was modified relative to this genomic sequence to represent the inferred CDS: deleted 1 base in 1 codon): MAPPSECQRWGGGYRSHFLRILLLSSVLSAGHAYYQRPSERCTIPQTLQGEWYSKERGDDTYTTIDNNRMSNRGDCLHLVNRNNDNFTIIFEYSACYYCVRIFVRTLNVLEKIETGCVNLNEGEVPDIKTVCRSLDINQERITLFSTNPTAKNCRSSLEGVWKFAYRNTYKFTGECKHPDANITACQMPGTQFFVVNQQFTINYKQCEGMQETEEGEVQYKCLGDWYIGKDRYFAVMNTRESRIDAKYRCFLANRDDDIYLGVSIEPECSSLKTPQESPERYRLEQVKTEIVQPSCTLPDNFTGTWLNTANFDSLVVINKTHIVETWKPDTGRIREQIYVCVEARENRYLMARHGIHGCQRDFVCFNFVPRHHSVIRYRKGKEMITDVFSTVCSWTMFPDKQQWRYDILISREPVSIKCPVAGKFRFDQTGDIPFETRIRGGVTQIPRPNVYCKENISDFSVCDKDQKIILIDANYCISVDYFGRPVDIYSEPDYELKCIAFWKENLRSYLITYNEEDAYSKFRCWVYQRADLNRILMSQSVGAFCHVLQDVTSNNYTEGAEVALDMVEYEREHDDCPMYFDDGSNPYQQIAEQAAILMGSATGLTCHLSFVNLVLLACLRFLL; this comes from the exons gaCATGCCTACTACCAGAGGCCTTCAGAGAGGTGCACGATACCTCAGACGTTACAGGGCGAATGGTACTCCAAGGAGCGCGGTGACGACACTTACACGACCATCGACAACAACCGCATGTCGAACCGGGGCGACTGCCTGCATCTTGTCAACAGAAATAATGACAACTTTACCATCATATTCGAATACAG TGCCTGTTACTACTGCGTCCGCATATTTGTGCGGACCCTGAATGTCTTGGAAAAGATTGAGA CTGGCTGCGTCAATCTCAATGAAGGTGAAGTA CCTGACATCAAGACTGTGTGCCGCTCTCTTGATATCAACCAGGAGAGGATCACTCTTTTCT CAACCAACCCGACGGCAAAGAACTGTCGTTCGAGCTTGGAAGGCGTGTGGAAGTTTGCGTACCGAAACACGTACAAGTTCACGGGCGAGTGCAAACATCCGGACGCCAACATAACAGCCTGTCAGATGCCGGGAACTCAGTTCTTCGTCGTCAACCAGCAGTTCACCATCAACTACAAGCAGTGCGAGGGCATGCAGGAGACCGAGGAGGGAG AGGTCCAGTACAAGTGCCTCGGCGACTGGTACATTGGCAAGGACCGCTACTTTGCTGTCATGAACACTCGCGAGAGTCGTATCGATGCGAAGTATCGTTGCTTT CTGGCAAACAGAGACGACGACATCTATCTGGGTGTCTCCATTGAACCCGAGTGTTCGTCGCTCAAAACGCCTCAGGAGTCACCCGAACGCTACCGCTTGGAACAAG TGAAAACCGAGATTGTGCAGCCCAGCTGTACGCTGCCCGACAACTTCACCGGCACCTGGCTGAACACGGCCAACTTCGACTCACTGGTCGTCATCAACAAGACGCACATAGTCGAAACCTGGAAGCCCGACACCGGTCGAATCCGGGAGCAGATCTACGTGTGTGTTGAGGCACGTGAGAACAGATACCTGATGGCTCGACATGGCATCCATGGCTG TCAGAGGGACTTTGTCTGCTTCAACTTTGTGCCACGTCATCACAGTGTCATTCGCTACAGGAAAG GCAAAGAGATGATCACTGATGTGTTCTCGACTGTGTGCTCATGGACAATGTTCCCCGACAAGCAGCAGTGGCGTTACGATATTCTAATCT CGAGAGAGCCCGTCTCCATCAAGTGCCCGGTGGCAGGCAAGTTCCGGTTCGACCAAACGGGCGACATACCCTTCGAGACGCGAATCCGCGGAGGTGTCACGCAGATTCCGCGGCCCAATGTGTATTGCAAGGAGAACATCTCTGACTTCTCCGTGTGCGACAAGGATCAGAAGATCATCCTTATCGATGCCAACTACTGCATTTCTGTCGACTACTTCGGCCGGCCTGTGGACATCTACA GTGAACCTGACTACGAGCTCAAGTGCATTGCGTTCTGGAAAGAAAACTTACGGTCCTACCTCATCACCTACAATGAGGAAGATGCTTACAGCAAATTTCGGTGTTGG GTGTACCAACGAGCAGATCTAAACCGTATCCTCATGTCCCAGTCGGTGGGAGCATTTTGCCACGTCTTACAAGATGTCACGTCCAACAACTACACCGAGGGTGCCGAAGTTGCCCTCGACATGGTCGAGTACGAACGTGAAC ATGACGACTGTCCGATGTACTTTGACGACGGATCCAATCCATACCAGCAGATTGCCGAGCAGGCGGCAATTCTGATGGGCTCGGCAACTGGCCTCACCTGCCACCTGTCATTCGTAAACCTTGTGCTTTTGGCATGTCTGCGCTTCTTGTTGTGA